The following DNA comes from Leucoraja erinacea ecotype New England chromosome 38, Leri_hhj_1, whole genome shotgun sequence.
TTgtaactggctttaccttgcactaaacgttattccctttatcctgtatctgtacagtgtcttcccgctgactggttagcacgcaacagaagcttttcactgtacctcagggaCTGTGTAAAGGAACGGAAGCAGGTTTCAGTAACACAAGAAGTCTGACACTACCACGACACACAGATGTTTAATTGCCAAAATGCAATATTGATTTTTATgtgggaaaaaaatatatatgaaaaGTACACTGGGAGTCTGGTTGGGTGACTGTGGTCAGACAGTGGCCTCCACACCGCTGGTCAGTTCactcctcgacccaaaacgtcacccattccttctctccacagatgctgcctgacccgctgagttactccagcactttgtgtccatcttcggtgtagaccagcatctgcagttccttccagcacagtcCACTCCTGGAGTTGTGGTCAGTGATTGTCCAAGTTCTCGTCCGTCTCCGGCCGGGATAATGTGAGTCCTGAGTGGAGATAGTGGCCCAGACCCGTTTGTCTCTCCACggctgctgcccgacctgcccAATGTTTTTCCAGCTTTTCCCAGATGTGCGGATTCCAGAGTAATCTCTTCATCCCGTCTCACCGAAGGGCTGAGGCTGCAGGAAAATAagtagggggtggggtggaggaacGAGGGCCAGCATAgatacgatgggctgaatggcctcgatCTACATCGTAATGAGAGGCAATACGTAACAAATAATGGGCGGCTgcctctcacagcgccagaggcccggtttcaatcctggctgctttctgtgtggagttcgcaagtCTGCCAACTTTCTCCTCgcagagagagggtggtgaatccctggaactctctgcccgtGAGAGACCTGGAGATTGGActgttgtggggggagagggggatataaGGATGgtaggatgggctgaagggcctgtttccatgctctgtatcCTAgagactttactagctttaccttgcactaaacattatccacttatcatgtatctgtacactgtggacggctcgattgaaacatagaaacatagaaattaggtgcaggagtaggccattcggcccttcgagcctgcaccattcgccattcaatatgatcatggctgatcatccaactcagtatcccgtacctgccttctctccataccccctgatccctttagccacaagggccacatctaactccctcataaatatagccaatgaactggcctcaactaccctctgtggcagagagttccacagattcaccactctctgtgtgaaaaaagttctcctcatctcggttttaaaggatttcccccttatccttaagctgtgaccccttgtcctggacttccccaacatcgggaacaatcttcctgcatctagcctgtccaacccctttaagaattttgtaagtttctataagatcccctctcaatcttctaaattctagagagtataaaccaagtctatccagtctttcttcataagacagtcctgacatcccaggaatcagtctggtgaaccttctctgcactccctctatggcaataatgtccttcctcagatttggagaccaaaactgtacgcaatactccaggtgtggtctcaccaagaccctgtacaactgcagtagaacctccctgctcctatactcaaatcctcttgctatgaaagctaacataccattcgcttccaTTCGActgtaatcacgtgttgtctttccgctgactggttagcatgcaacaaaaagctgagttagttactccagcattttgtgtctatcttcggtttaaaccagcatctgcagttccttcctactcaatgcCTGAGTATTGTGGGAGGCTTCATCGCAGAAAGtaaggtcatagagtgatacagcatggaaacaggcccttcagcccaacttgcccacaccggccaacatgcctcatctacactagtcccacctgcctgcttttggcccatatccctctaaacctgtcctatccatgtgtctgtccaaatgtcttttaaacattgtggtaGTCCCTGAATAAACTCACTCCATTTCAGTTCctgctcccattccttctctccacagatgctgcctgtcccactgagttactccagcattttgtgtcgatctgcaGTGATGTCCATTTGCCACCAGAGGTCCCCTGTGAGCCGTGTTGACCACAACAGACAGAGATTGAAAGCGGTTTCCATTGGATTCAGTGCCTCGCTTCACCTGCCCAGATGTGGCCTCTCTTCACCTGCCCAGATGTGGCCTCTCTTCACCTGCCCAGATGTGGCCTCGCTTCACCTGCCCAGATGTGGCCTCTTCTTCACCTGCCCAGATGTGGCCTCTCTTCACCTCCCAGCTTCACCTGCCCAGATGTGGCCTCGCTTCACCTGCCCAGGTGTGGCCTCGCTTCACCTGCCCAGATGTGGCCTCTCTTCACCTGCCCAGATGTGGCCTCGCTTCACCTGCCCAGATGTGGCCTCGCTTCACCTGCCCAGATGTGGCCTCGCTTCACCTGCCCAGATGTGGCCTGAGCTTCACCTGCCCAGGTGTGGCCTCGCTTCACCTGCCCAGGTGTGGCCTCCCTTCACCTGCCCAGATGTGGCTCGCTTCACCTGCCCAGATGTGGCCTCTCTTCACCTGCCCAGCTCTGGCCTCGCTTCACCTGCCCAGCTGTGGCCTCTCTTCACCTGCCCAGGTGTGGCCTCGCTTCACCTGCCCAGATGTGGCCTCGCTTCACCCTGCCCAGATGTGGTGGCCCAGATGTGGGGCTTCACCTGCCCAGATGTGCTTCACCTGCCCAGATGTGGCTGAGCTGGCCTCACACCTGCCCAGACCTGCCCAGATGTGGCCTCGCTTCACCTGCCCAGATGTGGCCTCGCTTCACCTGCCCAGATGTGGCCTCGCTTCACCTGCCCAGGTGTGGCCTCTCTTCACCTGCCCAGATGTGGCTGCGCTTCACCTGCCCAGGTGTGGCCTCGCTTCACCTGCCCAGGTGTGGCCTCGCTTCACCTGCCCAGATGTGGCCTCGCTTCACCTGCCCAGATGTGGCCTCGCTTCACCTGCCCAGGTGTGGCCTCGCTTCACCTGCCCAGATGTGGCTGAGCTTCACCTGCCCAGGTGTGGCCTCGCTTCACCTGCCCAGGTGTGGCTGAGCTTCACCTGCCCAGATGTGGCTGAGCTTCACCTGCCCAGATGTGGCCTCGCTTCACCTGCTCCAGATGTGGCTGAGGTTAACCTGCCCAGATGTGGTTGGGCAACCCCTCCAGATGTGGCTGGGTAACCCCTCCAGATGTGGCTGAGCTTAACCTGCCCAGATGTGGCTGGGCAACCCCTCCAGATGTGGCTGAGATTAACCTGCCCAGATGTGGCTGCATCTGGCACGGGCCTCGCTGGTTGTCCCAGGCCTCTGCGTCcctttagaagggtgagggggggacctcatagaaacttcaccgaatagtgaaaggcctggatagagtggatgtggagaggatgtttccactagtgggagagtctaggactagagggcacagcctcagaattaaagggcgctcatttaaaaggagacaaggaggaatttctttagccagagggtggtgaatctgtggaattctttgccacacagacggctgtggaggccacaagtcagtggatacttttaaggcagagatagatagattctagattggcaaagaattctacagattcaccaccttctggttaAAGACATTTCTCTCCACGTCTCGGTAAAACACTctgactgtgtcccctccccgcCCCGGGCAGCGACTTCCTGTCATtgtccactctctgtgtaaaaacaaaaacctctctcctcaaccccccctagaatattctgcactgtatctgctTCTCAGCGCTACCTGTCGTTCCTGAGTTGGAACTGATTGTATCTCTGTgtggacaggcacaaaatgctggagtaactcagcgggacaggcagcatctctggagagaaggaatgggcgacgtttcgggccgagacccttcatctgatgGTCATCTCTAGAGGGCTTcggaccccaaacgtcacccattccttttctcctggcctgttgagttactccagcattttgcacggACCAACCTCTGGCCTGTCTGCCCTAGAAAGTGCAAGACAAAGTATTttgtcttcatagcaaaaggatttgagtataggagcagggaggttctactgcagttgtacagggtcttggtgagaccacacctggagtattgcatacagttttggtctccaaatctgaggaaggacattattgccatagagggagtgcagagaccgttcaccagactgattcctgggatgtcaggactgtcttatgaagaaagactgcatagacttggtttatactctctagaatttagaagattgagaggggatcttatagaaacttacaacattcttaaggggttggacaggctagatgcaggaagattgttcccgatgttggggaagtccaggacaaggggtcacagcttaaggataagggggaaatcctttaaaaccgagatgagaagaacctttttcacacagagagtggtgaatctctggaactctctgccacagaggatagttgaggccagttcattggctatatttaagagggagttagatgtggctaaggggatcagggggtatggagagaaggcaggtacgggatactgagttggatgatcagccatgatcatattgaatggcggtgcaggctcgaagggccgaatggcctactcctgcacctaatttctatgtttctatgttttctatgttgtaCCTCAGTCCATGGGACAATGATCAGCCCagactccctcccctctccttaaacctaagccctctagttgttgatatGATATTCTGTAGTGACCTCACCTCTGCTCACTGTGCGATCTATGGGTCAATGTCCGCAGAAGGTTCCTTGGCAAATGGTGAAGCCAGTGGAACTCAAGAGTAGGCAAGTCCCTCAGTGTGGGAGCCTCTGGTGGTGATGCTTGTCTTGGTCCTTAGCagtggggatagaaacatagaaacatagaaattaggtgcaggagtagaggccattcggcccttcaagcctgcaccgccattcaatatgatcatggctgatcatccaactcagtatcccgtacctgccttctctccataccccctgatccccttagccacaagggccacatctaactccctcttaaatatagccaatgaactgtgtggcctcgactaccctctgtggcagagagttccagagatccaccactctctgtgtgaaaaaagttcttctcatctcggttttaaaggatttccccccttatccttaagctgtgaccccttgtcctggacttccccaacatcgggaacaatcttcctgcatctagcctgtccaaccgcttaagaattttgtaagtttctataagatcccctctcaatcttctaaattctagagagtataaaccaagtctatccagtctttcttcataagacagtcctgacatccctggagtcagtctggtgaaccttctctgtactccctctatggcaataatgtccttcctcagatttggagaccaaaaccaaaATGTTGGCTTTGTGGCCTGGGTGTAGTTAGTAGGTGGTGCATAATGCAGCCACTGTTTCCTGATGGTGGAgtggtgcgggggagggggggggggggggaagggggccaCTTTATCCTGGAGGGTCCCAATTCTCTGGTGAGTTGTAGGATCCATCAAATGGAGACACACAGCGTGACaccgtgtagaaacaggcccttcggcccaacttgcccatgctgactaacatgccccatccacactggtcccaccagcccgcgtttggcccatacataGCCCTCTacgcctctcctatccatgtacctgtccaaatgtttcttgaacattgcgatagtcctccATGTGACTGCTGGCTGGCGACTCTGTAGATGTCGGGAGGTCCTCACCACTGCTCACCGCGTCCTGTACAGATTGGACCCATTAGGTTCCTGGTCAACACCAGTAGGAGGTTCCTCAGCACAGGATGTCAATAGTAGGCCAGCCTTTGCCAAAGGTCATCTCAGCTCACCTGGTGATCTATGTGTTGGACCTGTTAGGTGTCTGGTCAATGTTGGCCGAAAGTTTCTCGGCAAATGGTGAATCCAGAATGGGCAAGTCCCTGACTGTAGGGTCCTCACTGTGTGATGGTTGGGTTGGTCCCATTAGGTCAACATCAGTAGATGGCTTCATGGCAAATGGTGAAGCAGGTGCCCCTGGCTACCCCGCCTGGTGTCTGGGGGGGTTGGACCTGTTGGGTTTCTGGTCAACATTGGCGGAAGGTTTCTCAGCAGATGGCCTGGCCGGTGGAAGAGAAGTGAAGTCTAGGTGAGTCCTTGCCTCTGGTCAATACCTCAGTTCAAAGCGGGTCCCCTGGGTTGGACCTGGTGGGTTTCTGGTCCAACATTTGGGAGCTTTGTCAACCAGTGGAAGTCAAGTGTGgggagtctctctctctctctctcgctgtgaaGAACTCCACCTTTCGCTAATCTCCACAACAGACGGTGAAGTGTAGGTGAGGATCTCACTGTAGgaagtctgtctgaagaagggtcccttcccggcccgaaacgtcgcctatttccttcgctccatagacgctgccccacccgctgagttcctccagcactttttgtccaccttccattttcccagcatctgcagttccttcttgaatatctGTAGGAAGTCCTCAGCTCacggcgtggtgtgtgtgtgtgtgtgtgtgtgtgtgtgtgtgtgtgtgtgtgtgtgtgtgtgtgtgtgtgtgtgtgtgtgtgtgtgtgtgtgtgtgtgtgtgtgtgtgtgtgtgtgtgtgtgtgtgtgtgtgtgtgtgtgtgtggtgggaccTGTTGGCGTCCGGCTCAAGGTCTCTCAGCAAACGGTGGAAGGCGGCAGATTGTTGGTTGGTCATCAGTGCTACCCGCTGCATGTGTATCGGAAAGCTCGcgggtgggggttgggtggggagggggtgggtggggtgtggggagtgggggggggggagtgggggagggacggggttGCCAGCCCTAGATGGAGTCGCTGGAATGACTTGAGTTCCTAGGCACTTACAAGAAATGTCGCTGCCGGCAGTGGGACGGCAGCTGTGGACGGGCCGAACGGCAGCGCTTTGCTTTAGGTCCCCAATGAAGGGTTTGGTGAACGGCCCTCTCTACAAGGCAGCTAGgaaccagaggggggggggggactggggggcAGTGGTTTCTGTTCAGCATGGGAGTGGGGggctagaggagaggggggggggtggaggaatggaggggggaggggtagatgggcaaggggggaaggggggcagagaggggggagagagggaggaattcCTGTCCTTGCTTTTTACCAGGAGCCTTTTGATCAATTAGATGCCCGGCCTCTCCCCGTgccagggtgggtgtgggtggtggtcAGTGGGTGATTGACCAgtgccggggtggggggggggggggagagagagggggggatggggggggttgggggtgtttCCCTCCCTGTCCCCAGGGACCGTGTTTCACCGCGACCAcccgtgggatcttgctgtgcgctGGACCAACCACTCCATTCCCTACAGCTCCTCGACTCCCCCTCTGGAAGGTTCTTTGTTGGGATGtaaactgtgtggggggggggggggggggggggagaggggggggagggggggggggggggggggagggtgagcgggggagggagggaggggggggtggggggggggggggggtggggagggggtgaggggggggagagggtgggtggcggggggtgtgggggggggtggggaggggagagagagggggggggggaagggggagggggcgtggggggggggggggggggggggggggggggggggggggggggaggggggggggggggggggtggggggggggggggggttggggggtggggtgagggggggggggtgtggaggtgaGCAGCAGTCTACACCCACCCCTGACATTATCGGAGACACCTGGAGCGACACAGCATCACCGACCCTAACGCAGGCaaatgccccccctccccccccctccccccccccccccttccccccctccccccccctcccccctccccccctctcgccccccccgctctctctctctctctgtcggggggagagagagagagagagagagagagagagagagagagagagagagagagagagagagagagagagagagagagggggggggagagcttaGTCCTAGAATCCCCAGGGTCAGAGCAGACGAGGTGGTgaggtgtggggaaggggtggaggaggggtggaggagggggccgCTGGGTCTGGGCGGTCAGTAAGAACCTGCAGCGTCCATCCGCCAGCCTCCGGCCCTTCCACGGGTCACCTTCCTTGAAGTCCGTTTGTTGGACCAACAACAGCCTTGACCTGGACTGAAACTGAACCGGTCCACActcatcgagtcctttccctgtgGTGTTTCCCGGGTCATGTTCCTTGGGTCCTTAGAGCCCCTTCCTTGAAGTATCTTCCTTGTGTTCCCCTGCTTGAGGTGCCTGCCTTCAGCTCCTTCCTTGGATCTGACCCTTAGGGTGTGTTCCTTGCAGTCCCTTGTTGAGGTCTTCACACTTGGACCTTCACACTTGTGTCTTCACACTAGAATCTTCACACTTGTGTCTTCACACTTGTGTCTTCACACTTGTGTCTTCACACTTGTGTCTTCACACTAGGATCTTCACACTTGTGTCTTCACACTTGTGTCTTCACACTAGGATCTTCACACTTGTGTCTTCACACTAGGATCTTCACACTTGTGTCTTCACACTAGGATCTTCACACTTGTGTCTTCACACTAGGATCTTCACACTTGTGTCTTCACACTTGTGTCTTCACACTAGGATCTTCACACTTGTGTCTTCACACTAGGATCTTCACACTTGTGTCTTCACACTAGTGTCTTCACACTTGTGTCTTCACACTAGTGTCTTCACACTTGTGTCTTCACACTAGGATCTTCACACTTGTGTCTTCACACTAGGATCTTCACACTTGTGTCTTCACACTAGGATCTTCACACTTGTGTCTTCACACTAGGATCTTCACACTTGTGTCTTCACACTAGGATCTTCCCACTAGTGTCTTCACACTAGGATCTTCACACTAGTGTCTTCACACTAGGATCTTCACACTTGTGTCTTCACACTAGGATCTTCACACTTGTGTCTTCACACTTGTGTCTTCACACTAGGATCTTCACACTAGGATCTTCACACTTGTGTCTTCACACTAGGATCTTCACACTTGTGTCTTCACACTTGTGTCTTCACACTAGGATCTTCACACTAGGATCTTCACACTAGTGTCTTCACACTAGGATCTTCACACTTGTGTCTTCACACTAGGATCTTCACACTAGGGTCTTCACACTTGTGTCTTCCCACTAGGGTCTTCACACTTGTGTCTTCACACTTGTGTCTTCACACTAGGATCTTCACACTAGGGTCTTCACACTTGTGTCTTCACACTAGGATCTTCACACTAGTGTCTTCACACTAGGATCTTCACACTAGTGTCTTCACACTAGGATCTTCACCCTTGGACCTTCTCTCTTGTGTCTTCACACTAGGATTTTCACACTAGGACCTTCTCTCTTGTGTCTTCACACTAGGACCTTCTCTCTTGTGTCTTCACACTTGTGTCTTCACCCTTGGGTCCACACAGTTGGGTCCCTGTGCTTGCAGCGcgacccctctctctccgcccgccAGCCCAGGATGTGGCCCCTACAGCGTGGTGTAGATGTACACAAAGATGATGACCAGGAGGTTGGCGACGGTGCCACTGATGCCCAACACGGCCAGAACCCGCTCCTCCCGATCCTCGTCCTCCTCCTCAGGCACCTCCACCACCCGCTCCACGATCACCATGGTGGCCCGGTCCCTGTCTCCACCTGTCGACACAACAGCCGGGGGTCACGGGGAGATAGATACAAGGAGCCTCATGCACAaggggacacagagtgctggagtaactcagcggctcaggcaacatctgtggagaacatggataggtgacgtttcacagagtgctggagtaactcagcgggtcaggcagcatctgtggtgaacaatgGATATCCATGttctcacagagtgctggacccactcagttatggtgcagcagcatctatggagctaaggaaataggcaacgtttcgggccgaaacccttctggaaataggcaacgtttcgggccgaaacccggaagggtttcggcctgaaacgttacctatttccttagctccatagatgctgctgcacccgctgagtttactccagcactctgtgaaacgtcacctatccatgttctccacagatgctgcctgacccgctgagttactccagcactctgtgaaaacgtcacctatccatgttctccacagatgctgcctgacccactgagttactccagcactctgtgaaacgtcacctatccatgttctccacagatgctgcctgacccgctgagttactccagcattttgtatcctcaGAGTAAAATAGACATAGTGCCATTCCTCCACTTCactgacagtaagcatgcaggtacagcaggcagtgaagaaagctaatggcctgttggccttcatcgcgagaggatttgagtctaggagcaaagaggtccttctgcagttgtacagggccctggtgagaccacacctggagtattgtgtacagttttggtcccctaatttgaggaaggacattcttgctattgagggagcccagcgtaggttcaccaggttaattcccgggatggcgggactgtcatatgctgagagaatggagcggctgtgggcttgtacactctgtggagtttagaaggatgagagggaatctcattgaaacatatatgattgttaagggattggacacgctagaggcaggaaacatgttcccgatgttgggggagtccagaaccaggggtcacacgatttacgaataaggggaaggccatttaggacttagaTGAGGGAAACAATCAcccagagagtgtgtgtgtgtgtgtgtgtgtgtgtgtgtgtgtgtgtgtgtgtgtgtgtgtgtgtgtgtgtgtgtgtgtgtgtgtgtgtgtgtgtgtctgtgtgtgagtgtgtgtgtgtgtgtgtgtgtgtgtgtgtgtgtgtgtctgtgtgtgtgtctgtacggaCAGGCCTGTTGCTCCCCCCATCTACAAGACAAGCTGATATTTGCATCAAACAGCACCAGCTAcaaacaacaccccccccccccccccccccccccccggcccctctCACCCCCACACCACCTGCTGCCCTTCGCCCCGTCTGACGGGGTCTCGGCctatctccctctgtctccctctgtctctctctcctctcccccattctcactctctctttctccctcctccccccaccttctctctctctccccccgagaggagggggtagaggggggggggttgagagagaggaggtggagatggggaagggtgggaggaatggggaggagaggaggggagggggagagaggggatgggagagagcaGGGGCTAGaataggggggtggggaggagggagaggaggggggagaggtgcccgagggggagaggggagggagagaggggctagaagggggaggagaggggatgtggggggggagatgagggagagggggagagatggggggggcgctgggctggacagagagagagacatcaTTAAACATGAAGCGGTCTCTCTGCTCCTCGTATGTGAGGCTGGGCagttctccctgtctccctctccctctccctctccatctccctctccctctccctctcctgggcctctccctccctctccctccctcccctctccctctccgctcGGTGCTACAGGTGTCGGGGACGAGGGGGCATCTGCTCACCATTCACCGCGGGTCCGGGTTTGCGACGCAAAACAAAACCCGATTCTCAGCCGCTCCGCGCCCTCTCTCTCGGCCGCCTCCGAATGGTTGCAGTTTGTAAAATGCGGTCTAATATCGCCCGGTggattgtacacacacacacacacactcacacacacacacacacacagacacacacacacacagacacacacacacacacacacacacacacacagacacactcacacacacacacacacacacacacacacacacacacacacacacacacagacacacacacagacacacacacacacacacacacacacacacacacacacacacacacacacacacacacacacacacacacacacacacacacacacacagacacacacacacacgcacacacacagacccacacacacactcacacacacacacacactcacacacacagacacacacacacacagacacacacacacacacactcacacacacagacacacacacacacacacacacacacacacacacacagacacacacacacacacacacacacacacacacacactcacacacacagacaaaaacacacacacacacacacacacacacacacacacacacacacacacacacacacacacacacacacatacacactcacacacacacacacacactcacacacacacacacacacacacacacacacacacacacacacacacccacacacacacacacacactcatacacacgcacccacacaccccacacacaccacacacacacaccccacacacacacacacacacactcacacaccaacacacacatacacacacacacacacacacacacacacacacacacccacacacacacacacacacacacacacacatacacacacacacacacacacacacacacacacacacacacacacacacacacacacacacacacgcacacacacacacacacacacacacacacacacacatacacacacatacacacacacacacacacacacatacacacactcacacatacacacactcccacacacacacacacacacacacacacacacacacacacacacacacacacacacacacacactcacacacacacacacacacagacacacacacacacacacacacacacacacacacacacacacacacacacacacacacactacacacaccacacacacacacacacaccacacacacacacacacacacacacacacacacacacacacacacacacacacacacacacacacacacaccacacacacacacacacacaccacacacacacacacacctacacacacacacacacacacac
Coding sequences within:
- the LOC129714107 gene encoding protein TUNAR-like, which translates into the protein MVIVERVVEVPEEEDEDREERVLAVLGISGTVANLLVIIFVYIYTTL